The DNA segment CCAGTGCATAAGGCTTATGCCCCGCACGCTGAAAATGGATAAGTGTCATGATCTGCGTAAGATGCCCTACATGCAATGAGTCGGCAGTAGGATCGAAACCAATATACCCCGCAGTCATTCCTTCATTCAATTTTTCTTCAGTACCAGGCATCATATCCTGCAACATGCCTCTCCAGCGTAGCTCTTCTACAAAATTGGTCATCTTAATCTAATTTGTGCGCAAATATAGGAAAAGCTGGGCTATCCTTAAATTTGAGCGGTGGTTAAAAATGGCTTTTCGAACAAAAATTCGCTAATTTAGCCTTATGAACTTCCTATCCCATTTTTATTTTGAGCGAAATAATCCAGATGAAAATATGGTATTGGGAGTTGTACTGCCAGATTTCATAAAAAATGCACAAAAAGATTACAATCTATATCCGCTCAAGGTTAAACATCTTTTTAATGCGCAGGCACAGCAAATTTCTATGCTAAAAGGCTGGGAAAGACATATTGAGGTAGACCGGATTTTTCATTCCTCACATTTTTTTCAGTACTATACCAATAGCCTCAAACAGCTGATTGTTCCAATCTGCGAAGATAGCCCTGTTAAACCCTTCTTTTTGGCACATATAGGTCTTGAACTGATTTTAGATCACCTGTTAACTGTAAATGGGGTCATCAGCATTAATAGTTTTTATGAGCAGCTGGGCAAAGCCGACCAATCTGCTTTGGATGACTTTCTTCGTGCCTGTTCTTTAGATGATACAACAGTATTTTTTAAGTTCCTGAATAATTTCATCTCCAGCAGATATTTATTCAGTTACCAAAAAATTGAAAACATTTCTTATGCACTAAACCGGATCTGCATGCGCCTGTGGAATAACCCATTTACTGAGGCACAGCTGGCCCGGTTAACCCAGCAGCTGGAAATATTTAAACAAAGTATTCAGACCGATTACCTTTCTGTTTATAGTGATATTGAAAAGGAATTATCCTAAAAAATTCCCCTAAATCTAAATCAGCTGCTCAGCTAATTTGTATCTTCGCAATATGTCAGGATCTGAAGTAAAAACCAATATGGATGCCTTGGTTAAGGAGCTTAACCAGCACAGTTACAATTATTATGTTTTGGCAATGCCCACCATTGCAGATTACACTTTTGATAAAAAACTGGAAGAACTTGCACAACTGGAGCTTGCATACCCCGAGTTTGCAGATCCCAATTCGCCTACCCGGAAAGTTGGCGGCGACATTACGAAAATTTTCACCACGGTTCCGCACAAATGGCCAATGCTATCACTTGGCAATACTTACAATGAACAGGACCTCCGCGACTTTGATGAACGCATCAAAAAAGCCATAGGTGAAAGTTTCGAATATGTTTGTGAACTTAAGTTCGACGGACTTTCCATCAGCCTTACCTACGATGGATCAAAACTGGTTAGAGCAGTAACACGCGGAGATGGTGCCAAAGGCGACGATGTGACCGCCAATGTAAAAACCATAAATACTATTCCACATCAGTTAAAAGAAGGAGATGTACCCCCTCTATTTGAAATCAGGGGTGAAATTTTTATGCACCGTGCTGCCTTTGAAAGGTTAAATAAGGAACGCGAGGAACTTGGCGAGGTCCAATATGCCAATCCCAGGAACTTTGCGGCCGGAACCGTTAAGATGCAGGACTCTAAGGAAGTGGCCAAACGTCCCCTGGATTGTTTCCTTTATTCACTAAATACAGACAAAAATTATTTTAAAACTCATTGGGAAAGCTTACAGGCACTAAAGAGGTGGGGATTTAATGTTTGTGAACATACCAAACTGACCAATAGCATTGAAGATGTACGCTCATTTATAAAACACTGGGAGAACGAACGTTTCAAATTATCTTATGACATAGACGGAATTGTAATTAAGGTAAACAGCTATGCACAGCAACAGGAACTGGGCTTTACGGCCAAATCTCCACGCTGGGCCATTTCCTATAAATACAAAGCACAGGAAGTCGAAACCATTTTGGATAAGGTAACCTACCAGGTGGGCCGGACTGGTGCCGTTACCCCTGTTGCCAACCTGAAACCTGTACAACTTGCCGGAACAACCGTAAAAAGGGCAACATTGCACAATGCCAATGAAATAGAAAGGCTGGACTTACACGAGGGGGACAGCGTCTTTGTTGAAAAAGGCGGAGAGATCATCCCAAAAATCATGAACGTAAACCTGGATAAACGCAAGGCCGGGGCACTTAAGATTATATATCCTACCGTATGTCCGGAATGCGCTACGCCCCTGATCAGAAAAGAAGGTGAAGTGGCTTTTTACTGTCCGAATGATGAGGCCTGTCCGCCACAGATCATTGGAAAAATCCAGCACTTCATCAGCAGAAAGGCCATGAACATTGATGGCCTCGGCGACGAGACCATCGAAACCTTTTATCAGCGCGGATTAATTGCCCACATCAGTGACCTCTATACCTTACATGAAAAAGCAGAGGAACTGAAAACGCTGGAACGTTTTGGTGAGAAATCTATTGAAAATATGCTGCATGGAATTGAGCTTTCTAAGCAAATGCCCTTTGAGAAAGTATTATTTGGCCTTGGAATAAGGTATGTAGGTGAAACAGTGGCTAAAAAACTAGCTTATGGTGTAAAAAATGTTGACAAGCTTGCTTCAGCAAGCCTGGAAGAATTGACAGCAATAGATGAAATTGGCCAGCGTATAGCGGAAAGTATTATTGAATATTTTGGCAAAGCAGAACATTTACATCAAATAAACCTTCTAAAATCATACAATTTAAAATTTGAAGTCGCAGAAAATGAAATTACACTGCAAAGTGATAAATTAACTGGAAAAACATTCGTAATTTCGGGCGTTTTTGAGAATTATAGCAGAGAAGAACTCAAAGACATGATTGAAAGTAATGGTGGTAAGATTTTAAGCGGGATCTCTGCAAAACTTAATTATCTTGTTGCCGGAGATAACATGGGGCCATCTAAACTCGAAAAAGCGAAAAAGTTAAATGTCCCGCTTATTTCGCAGGAGGATTTATTAGAGCTATTGAAGTAAAGAATAAAAAATGAACAAATTTCACGGAACGGGAGTAGCATTGGTTACGCCTTTTAACGCAGATGGAACGGTAGACTATGATGGGCTAAACAGGCTCATCAATCATTTAATTGACGGAAAGGTAGAGTATCTGGTATCATTAGGTACTACAGGAGAAGCCTCAACTTTGAATAAAGAAGAAAAGAAGAAGATATGGGAATTTACTGCTGAAGTGAATAACGGAAGGCTTCCCCTTGTTGCAGGGATAGGTGGAAATGATACCGCAGAAGTGATAAACAGTATTAAAATCTTTGAAACAAATGGCTATGATGCCATTTTATCAGCCAGTCCATATTACAATAAACCTACCCAGGAAGGCATATATCAACATTATAAAGCAATAAGTGAAAGCAGCCAGCTACCTGTACTATTGTATAACGTACCAGGACGCACAGCCAGCAATGTAAGTCCGGAAACGACATGCAGACTGGCAGCAGACTGTAAAAATATCATTGGCACTAAAGAGGCTTCAGGTAGTTTTGATCAGTTTAACCAGATCATGCGCGACAAACCTGCTGATTTTTTATTGATCTCCGGTGATGATCCTGTAGCCATGCCTATGATCTCGTTGGGTGCTGTTGGTGTAATTTCTGTTATCGGAAATGCTTTGCCAAAACAGTTATCCGACATGATCAGGCTATCGCTTAAAGGTGATTACACTGCCGCATTACCTAAGCATCTGGATTTAATTGAATTTACAAGAATGATGTTTGCAGAAGGGAATCCGGCAGGTGTAAAAGCTGCATTAAAACAGTTGGGCGTGTGTGACGATTATGTACGACTGCCCCTGGTAGGGGTTTCTGATGGACTTAGAAAAGCCATTACAGCAGAAACAACCAGAATTACAGCATAAAAAAAACGCTCCGGGTTACCGGGGCGTTTTTTCATCAAAACAATTTAGCCGGTTAGCCTTTGTTTTTCGTGTCCTGAATCTCCAGACGGATAGATTGGGCAAGGTTTTTAAGGTCTTGCATACCTTTACGTACACGGGTTCCTGCGGCACTGTTTGCCTTGTTGTAGAATTTGTCTGCATCTGCTTCCAAGGCAGCAACAAGTTCCTTTACTTCATTAAATTTTTTCATCGTTAATTTACTCCTTTTAGTTTTTTAAGGTTTTGATTAATACTCTGTTACTAAAGTAAGATGTTTATTTTAATAAAAGAATTTTTACATTAACAAATAAATAGGCAAAAACCGTGTTTTTTTCCACATTATGCGGGTTTATAAACACTCAACCTTAATTTTAATATCACATCTTACTGATTTACAGTAGATTAAAAAACAACAAAAACAAAAAACGCCCTTTAAAAGCTATAAAGGGCATTTTTTGTTTTTATAAATATTATGCTATAGAGAACTGATTTTCTTTATAATAGCCGCTTTTCAGTTTATCTGAAACCTCGCTAAACGCATCCAGCGTACGCTGAACATCTTCCAGTGTATGAACGGCAGTTGGAATCAACCTCAGTTCAATCAAACCTTTAGGAATAACCGGATACACCACAATAGAACAGAATATCCCGTAGTTTTCACGAAGATCCATAGTTAAAGCTGTAGCCTCCAGCAATTCACCTTTCAGAAAAACCGGAGTAACCATAGTATTTGTAACCCCAAGATCAAAACCACGTGCTCTTAATCCTTTTTGAAGTGTAGTAGCCACATTCCATAATTTCTCTCTCAACTCAGGATTGTTTTTAAGCAGCTCCAGGCGTTTTAACAATCCTATAACCATAGGCATTGGCAATGCCTTGGCAAAGGTCTGAGAACGCATGTTGTACCTGAAAAAATTAGTCATTTCTTCTGTAGAGGCTACAAAGGCACCAATACCGGCCATTGATTTCGCAAAAGTGCCGAAATAAACGTCAACCCCATCAATACAATTCTGAGCTTCATGTGTACCGGCACCTGTAGGTCCCATTGTACCAAATCCATGCGCATCATCGATCAACAAACGAAAATTAAATTCCTGCTTTAAATCAACCAGTTCTTTTAACCTACCCTGTGCTCCAGACATACCAAATACACCTTCGGTAATCACTAATATTCCGCCACCACTTTGTTCAACAAGTTTCGTAGCTCTTTCCAGCTGCTTACGGGCACTGTCAATATCATTGTGCTTATACACAAAACGCTTGCCCATATGCAAACGCAAACCATCTATAATGCAGGCATGAGATTCCGCATCATATACAATAACATCATTTCTGTCAACCAGGCTATCAATGATGGAAACCATACCCTGGTAGCCATAATTTAATAAAAATGCATCCGGCTTACCTACAAATGCAGCAAGCTCCTGTTCCAGTTGTTCGTGGTACTTAGAGTTCCCCGACATCATTCTGGCTCCCATAGGATAGGCCATACCAAAATCGGCAGCCCCCTGGGCATCTGCTTTTCTAACCTCTGGATGGTTTGCTAAACCTAAATAATTGTTCAAACTCCATACCAGGTGCTCCTTGCCACGAAAGTTCATGTGGGGAGCTATATCGCCTTCTAATTTAGGAAATGAGAAATATCCATGAGACCATTTGTGATGTTGTCCTATCGGCCCCATGTGTTTTGCTATCTTTTCAAAAATATCCAATGTTATATGTATTTTAAGTTATTATTTTTTTGCAAAGTTAGTTTTAATATACCTGATATACAATAATCAGCGATTGCTGACCAGTAGTTGTAAAGCTGGTATATTGACACCAAAAAGCCTTAACAGGTTATTGTTAAGGCTTTTTATTTTATAATGATGATAAATTAATCAACATTATCGTGCAGGAAAGAGTTATTTGGTCTGATCTCGGTTGCCCCATCTTCATCGTTACTTAAAGTGAATCGGGAAACCTGTGATTCAGATGAATGCTGAACCTGCTGTAACTGCATTTGCTTACGTTTATAAGCAGGTTCATTCTCTAACTCCTGTAAACCATTACTGGTTCGCAGCTTCATGCTCAGGTCTTTCAACCTTAAAATTCTTTCTTTTGATTTTTTTAACTGATCTTCTATCGATTCATCGCTTTTATCATCATCAGCACCTGCCTCAATGATATCTTCTTTTTGTGGAACGGTATCATTGTTAAATACCGTTGCAGGTGTTTCAAATACAAAATCTGTTTCCGCAACCTTAATCTCGAATTCAAAACCGGCATCCTGTTGTGTTTCATCCAAAGGAGTTTCTTCCTGGATCAGCGCATGTTTTACAATTACATTTTCCGGCTCTTCAACACTGCGGTTCCTGTTCACATTGAACAGATCGCCAAAGAGGTCTGATTGTTTTGTTCCTTCCTTAGCTTTTAATACAGGCTCACTGGAAAAAGCAGGTACTTTAGGCTCAATAAAAGAATTAACTGGTTCAACCGGTCTAACCAAAGGGGCTTCCTCAGGTGTAAGCAAAGAAATCTTTTTAATATTCTTTTTCTCTTCATCACGCTGTTCAGTAGTTTGGAAACCGGTAGCAATGATCGTAACCGATAATTTATCTTCCAGACTTTCATCAATACAGTTACCCCAGATCAGATCTGCAGAAAGCCCCGCCTTGTCCTGGATATAATCTGTAATGATGGTCACTTCATCCATCGTTACCTCACGTAAACCCGAACTGATATTTAATAAAATATATCTGGCCCCCTCAATCTCACTATCTTTTAACAGTGGAGATGCCAGCGCACCTTCAACAGCATTTAAAGCCCTGTTCTCTCCATCGCAGGCAAAACTGCCCATGATAGATACCCCACTGTCTTTCATTACTGTACGTACATCTTTAAAATCCACGTTGATGTATCCTGGCACAGTGATGATCTCGGCTATACCTTTTGCTGCAGTGGTTAAAATGTCATCTGCCTGTGAAAAAGCAGAGCCCAAAGTAAGGTTACCAAAAATCTCACGTAACCGGTCGTTAGAAATAACGAGGTAAGAGTCTACATATTTTTTCAGTTCATCCAAACCATCATTGGCCTGCATCTTACGCCTTTTACCCTCAAAAGCAAATGGGGTAGTTACAATAGCAACAGTTAAAATGTCAAGTTCCTTAGCTGCTTTGGCAATAATCGGGCTGGCACCTGTTCCGGTACCACCACCCATACCAGCAGTGATGAACAACATTTTTGTAGTGCTGCCAAGCATTTGCTTGATGTCATCTATATTTTCAATCGCAGAATTCTTTCCTACTTCGGGTATCGAGCCCGCACCCATTCCTTCGGTAAGGCTTGCACCCAATTGTACCTTATTAGGAATAGGACTAAATTCCAAAGCCTGGGCATCTGTATTACAAATAATAAAGTCTACACCAGTAATTCCTTGACGGTACATATGGTTTACCGCATTACCACCACCGCCACCAACACCAATTACCTTGATGATTGATGACTTATCTTTTAACATTTCGAACTGCATATCTTTATGAATCAGTTATTTAAAAATTCGTTTTACCTGTTCATCTCTCTATGTAATATTAACACTTTTTTAACAGGCGTTTTCCACAAATGTTGAGAATGTGGAAAAATCATTCATTGTGGAAAAATATCAGGGTTTTATATAATCTTCGTCACTTACATTCATATCGTCTTTGATAAAATCTTTTGTTTTTGCAAGAAGTTTATCAAACAAGCCACCACCAGAACGTTTCGTTTTCTCTTTGGCATCCCTTGGTTTTTCTACAAAAACCCCTGGCTGCTTCATTTCTTCCAGCAGTTCTTCAGCTTTTTGTATCCCTTTGATCAGCAAGCCAATACTGGTGGCATACATCGGACTTTTCAGATCGTCATAAATGGTTTTTGGCATGTCATCATATTTAGACAGGTGCTCGTTCGGATATCCTACACGGCAGTCTAGCCCTGTTACATACTCCACCAACTGCGACAAGTGTTTCAATAAAGCACCACCCCCGGTAATCACCACACCACCAATCAGTTTTTTCTCATAACCTGACGATTTGATTTCATAATACACATGCTCAATGATCTCTTCCATACGGGCCTGGATGACATAAGCAAGGTTTTTAACCGAAATCTCTTTAGGCTCCCGGCCTCTTAGACCAGGAACACAGATAATCTCATTCTCTTTGTTCTCTTCAGCCAGCGCCGATCCAAAACGGGTTTTCAACAGTTCGGCCTGGTTTCTCATCACAGAACAGCCTTCCCTTATGTCTTCTGTAACACTATTCCCGCCAAAAGGAATAACTGCAGTATGACGGATGATACCTTCATGGAAAATAGCAATATCAGTGGTACCACCACCAATATCAACCAGCGCTATTCCGGCTTCTTTTTCTTCGTCGCTCAACACCGATTCTGAAGAAGCCAGTGGCTCTAATATCAATTCCTGAGTTTGTAACCCCGCATTGGTTACACACCTCATGATATTTTTTACTGCCGTAACCTGACCGGAGATGATGTGGAAATTTGCTTCCAGACGTACTCCAGCCATACCAATAGGATCTTTAACTCCCGGTTCGTTGTCAATTGTGAATTCCTGCGGCAATACATGGATAATCTCTTCTCCCGGTGACATCACCAGTTTAAACATATCGTCAATTAATTTATCGATATCCTTTTTGCTGATCTCCGTATTCAGCTCTCGGCGGGTAAGGATCCCTCTGTGCTGCAAACTCTTGATATGCTGTCCGG comes from the Pedobacter heparinus DSM 2366 genome and includes:
- a CDS encoding ACP phosphodiesterase, which produces MNFLSHFYFERNNPDENMVLGVVLPDFIKNAQKDYNLYPLKVKHLFNAQAQQISMLKGWERHIEVDRIFHSSHFFQYYTNSLKQLIVPICEDSPVKPFFLAHIGLELILDHLLTVNGVISINSFYEQLGKADQSALDDFLRACSLDDTTVFFKFLNNFISSRYLFSYQKIENISYALNRICMRLWNNPFTEAQLARLTQQLEIFKQSIQTDYLSVYSDIEKELS
- the ligA gene encoding NAD-dependent DNA ligase LigA, with translation MSGSEVKTNMDALVKELNQHSYNYYVLAMPTIADYTFDKKLEELAQLELAYPEFADPNSPTRKVGGDITKIFTTVPHKWPMLSLGNTYNEQDLRDFDERIKKAIGESFEYVCELKFDGLSISLTYDGSKLVRAVTRGDGAKGDDVTANVKTINTIPHQLKEGDVPPLFEIRGEIFMHRAAFERLNKEREELGEVQYANPRNFAAGTVKMQDSKEVAKRPLDCFLYSLNTDKNYFKTHWESLQALKRWGFNVCEHTKLTNSIEDVRSFIKHWENERFKLSYDIDGIVIKVNSYAQQQELGFTAKSPRWAISYKYKAQEVETILDKVTYQVGRTGAVTPVANLKPVQLAGTTVKRATLHNANEIERLDLHEGDSVFVEKGGEIIPKIMNVNLDKRKAGALKIIYPTVCPECATPLIRKEGEVAFYCPNDEACPPQIIGKIQHFISRKAMNIDGLGDETIETFYQRGLIAHISDLYTLHEKAEELKTLERFGEKSIENMLHGIELSKQMPFEKVLFGLGIRYVGETVAKKLAYGVKNVDKLASASLEELTAIDEIGQRIAESIIEYFGKAEHLHQINLLKSYNLKFEVAENEITLQSDKLTGKTFVISGVFENYSREELKDMIESNGGKILSGISAKLNYLVAGDNMGPSKLEKAKKLNVPLISQEDLLELLK
- the dapA gene encoding 4-hydroxy-tetrahydrodipicolinate synthase, translating into MNKFHGTGVALVTPFNADGTVDYDGLNRLINHLIDGKVEYLVSLGTTGEASTLNKEEKKKIWEFTAEVNNGRLPLVAGIGGNDTAEVINSIKIFETNGYDAILSASPYYNKPTQEGIYQHYKAISESSQLPVLLYNVPGRTASNVSPETTCRLAADCKNIIGTKEASGSFDQFNQIMRDKPADFLLISGDDPVAMPMISLGAVGVISVIGNALPKQLSDMIRLSLKGDYTAALPKHLDLIEFTRMMFAEGNPAGVKAALKQLGVCDDYVRLPLVGVSDGLRKAITAETTRITA
- a CDS encoding aminotransferase class I/II-fold pyridoxal phosphate-dependent enzyme — translated: MDIFEKIAKHMGPIGQHHKWSHGYFSFPKLEGDIAPHMNFRGKEHLVWSLNNYLGLANHPEVRKADAQGAADFGMAYPMGARMMSGNSKYHEQLEQELAAFVGKPDAFLLNYGYQGMVSIIDSLVDRNDVIVYDAESHACIIDGLRLHMGKRFVYKHNDIDSARKQLERATKLVEQSGGGILVITEGVFGMSGAQGRLKELVDLKQEFNFRLLIDDAHGFGTMGPTGAGTHEAQNCIDGVDVYFGTFAKSMAGIGAFVASTEEMTNFFRYNMRSQTFAKALPMPMVIGLLKRLELLKNNPELREKLWNVATTLQKGLRARGFDLGVTNTMVTPVFLKGELLEATALTMDLRENYGIFCSIVVYPVIPKGLIELRLIPTAVHTLEDVQRTLDAFSEVSDKLKSGYYKENQFSIA
- the ftsZ gene encoding cell division protein FtsZ, giving the protein MQFEMLKDKSSIIKVIGVGGGGGNAVNHMYRQGITGVDFIICNTDAQALEFSPIPNKVQLGASLTEGMGAGSIPEVGKNSAIENIDDIKQMLGSTTKMLFITAGMGGGTGTGASPIIAKAAKELDILTVAIVTTPFAFEGKRRKMQANDGLDELKKYVDSYLVISNDRLREIFGNLTLGSAFSQADDILTTAAKGIAEIITVPGYINVDFKDVRTVMKDSGVSIMGSFACDGENRALNAVEGALASPLLKDSEIEGARYILLNISSGLREVTMDEVTIITDYIQDKAGLSADLIWGNCIDESLEDKLSVTIIATGFQTTEQRDEEKKNIKKISLLTPEEAPLVRPVEPVNSFIEPKVPAFSSEPVLKAKEGTKQSDLFGDLFNVNRNRSVEEPENVIVKHALIQEETPLDETQQDAGFEFEIKVAETDFVFETPATVFNNDTVPQKEDIIEAGADDDKSDESIEDQLKKSKERILRLKDLSMKLRTSNGLQELENEPAYKRKQMQLQQVQHSSESQVSRFTLSNDEDGATEIRPNNSFLHDNVD
- the ftsA gene encoding cell division protein FtsA — its product is MGKEKSTIQSPIVVGLDIGTTKICVIVGRRTQHAKIEVLGIGKAESAGVTRGVVSNIQKTVQGIAQAVELASGQSNVEIRVVNVGIAGQHIKSLQHRGILTRRELNTEISKKDIDKLIDDMFKLVMSPGEEIIHVLPQEFTIDNEPGVKDPIGMAGVRLEANFHIISGQVTAVKNIMRCVTNAGLQTQELILEPLASSESVLSDEEKEAGIALVDIGGGTTDIAIFHEGIIRHTAVIPFGGNSVTEDIREGCSVMRNQAELLKTRFGSALAEENKENEIICVPGLRGREPKEISVKNLAYVIQARMEEIIEHVYYEIKSSGYEKKLIGGVVITGGGALLKHLSQLVEYVTGLDCRVGYPNEHLSKYDDMPKTIYDDLKSPMYATSIGLLIKGIQKAEELLEEMKQPGVFVEKPRDAKEKTKRSGGGLFDKLLAKTKDFIKDDMNVSDEDYIKP